GTATAATGCACGGGCAGCAAACTCAGCGTGAGCTGCGAGCGGGGGTCAGGGTCGGTGAAGCGCAGGCGCACGCAGTGCGGGCCGCCCACCACGAGGCGCAGCGTGTCGCGGCCCGGCCGGTACACCGCTTTGCCGCTGGTGCCGGGCAAGAGCAAAAGGCTGGGAGGCAAGTTCTTGGGGCAGTTCAGGACCTGCAATTGAAAGTCGCGCCGCGTCTCGCCAATCTTCTCGCCCTTGCGAAATTCCTGGCAGCGCACCCCAAACACAAACAGCCCCGTGGCCGTGGGCCGCACCGTGAGCCGCCCCGTGTGCGCCCCGATGGTGAGCGCCGGCGCGCCCGGAATCTGGCTAGCCACGCTGCGGCCCGCCGCCCAGATTATTTCGGTGTAAGGGGCGCTGGTGGCTTGGGTGGGCTTAGGGTCGGTGGGCGTCGAGTGGCCGTTGAGCGGCGTTACCATATCGTAGACCAGCGAGTCGCCATCGGGGTCCTGGCCGGCAAAATCATAAGTAAAGACCTCGCCCAGGCAAGCGTAATCGGCTAGCGGCGGAAATACGCGCGGCGTCGAGTCGCGAAACGTTTGGCCACGCCGCGTCACGGCCGGAAACTCCAGGTAAAACGTCTGGGCCGCATTGGCCGGCGCGATAATATTGCTGATGGTGATGTTGCGGCAGCAGCGCTCCACGGCCGCGTAGTAGCCCTGCGCGCCGTTGTAAGTGCCCGCCGGCAGCTCAATAGTGTTGCGATACACCAGGGCTTTGGTGCTGAGCGAGCCCACTGTGCACGCCGGGTTAGTGTAGCTTACGAAAGACGTGCTGCTCAGCGGCAGGAGCACATTGGCCAGGCGGCGGTTGGTAGCCTTGTCGAAAATGCCGGCCGTGAGGTCGGTATCAAGGGCCCCGGGGCTGCCATTTACGGCGTCAAAATACAGGTTCAGCGTTAGCTGATAGGTGTCGCCGCTGAGGTATTGCAGGTCCATCTCGCCGCCCACAATGTGGGTGGCCCGCGCCGCCGGGGCGCTCAGCAGGACCAGCCCGAGCAACCATAGTACCCCGCCGACCCGGCGCGGGCTAGCCCGGTGGGCAAGGGCTCTGATGAGGATAAGCGCAGCGTATAGTCTCGTCATAAAAAAAGCCGGCAGTCGGACCCGGATAAGCAAGAAAAGGCAAGCCAAACTGCTACCCGAAGATAAGCCCCGGCCAATAGTCGGCCGCAGCCACTTATCTTCGGGTAGCTACCTGGCTCAACGCGAAAGGCTAGGCGCTAAGTGCTTGGTTATGCGCAAAAATTTACTGCTACTTTTCTGGCTGGTTAGCCTGGCTGGCCGGCCGGCCACCATCCGCGCCCAGCTCCCCACCGCTAGCCCCGATGCCGCCCTGGCCTGCCGCCAAGCGCGCCTACGCTCGGCCTCGGCCACAACTGCCGTGGCCGGCGTATCCGGGCGCCACCGCCTCAAGATGGACCGCTACGATGTGCAATTTTACCGCCTCGACCTCACGCTCGATAATACTTCGCGCACTATCACCGGCTCGGCGCTGCTGCGGGTGCGGGTAGGCGCGCAGCCGCTCGATTCGCTGGCCTTCGAGCTGTACCAGGCGCCGGCGGGCTCGCCGGCCGGCACGGCCACCCTCGTTATCGACTCGGTAGTGGCTGGCGGGCGGCGCTCGCCGGGGGTGTTGCGGCAGGGGCAGGCGGCCACGGCCGCGCTGGCGCAGCCCGCGCCGGCCGGCACCGTGCTCAATACCCGCATCTACTACCACGGCACGGCGCCCAATGGCAACACCAATGCCATCGGCAACGCCTTAAACACGGCTACCAGCTACCGGCGCGACGGGGTCGATTATCCGTACCACGTGACCTGGAGCCTGTCGGAGCCGTTTTCGGCCCACGAGTGGTTTCCGTGCAAGCAAGTGCTCACCGATAAGGCCGACTCGTCGGCGGTGTTCGTCACTACGACCTTGCCTAATAAGGTGGGTTCCAACGGCGTGCTGGCCCGCACGGTGCAGCTGCCCGGCGGCCGCGTGCGCTACGAGTGGCACGAAAATCATCCCATCGACTACTACCTCATTTCGGTGGCCGTGGCGCCCTACGTGGAGTATGTGACTACCGCCAGCCCCGTGGGCGGGCCGCGCGTGCCCATCATCAATTACGTCTACGACCAAGCCTCACTTACGCGCTACCAGGCCGACATCGACCGCACGGCGGGCTTTCTGGAGAATTATTCGCAACTGTTTGGCACGTATTACTTTGCCGATGAAAAATACGGCCACTCGATGGCACCCATCGGCGGCGGGATGGAACACCAGACCATGACCACGCTCCAGGATTTCAGCTTCACGCTGGTGGCCCACGAGCTGTTTCACCAGTGGTTTGGCGACAACGTGACCTGTGCTTCGTGGGAGGATATCTGGCTCAATGAGGCGTTTGCTTCCTACGGCGAGTATTTGTCGCGGCAGGCCTTCGACACGCCTGCCAACGCCCGCGCCTGGATGGACGATGCCCAGACCCGCGCCCAAAGCAATGGCACCGGTACCGTGCGCGTGCCCGACACCACCAACGTCAGCCGTATTTTCAACTACAACCTGACCTATAAAAAAGGCGCTGCCGTGGTGCACCTGCTGCGCTACCTCTGCCACGACGATGCCCGGTTCTTTCGCGTGCTGCGCGCCTACCAGCGCCAGCTGAGCGGGCGCACGGCACATACCCTTGACTTACAGCACTTTTTTGAGGCTGAGCTGGGCCAGCCGCTCGATTATTTTTTTCAGCAGTGGTACCAGGGCGAGGGTTTCCCCGCGTTCAATGTGCGTTGGAACCAGGTGGGCATTGCCTTGTATGTGCAGGTGAGTGAAACGGCCTCGGTGCCCGCCAGCACGCCGTTTTTCCAAACCGAAGTCGATTATCAGCTCACCTTTCAGGATGGCAGCACCCGCACCGTGCGCCTGAGCCAAACGCAGGCTAGCCAAGGCTTTACCGTGCCCGTGAGCGGCACCGTGGCCACCATCACCGTAGACCCCGCTGGCTGGCTGCCCGACCTGCCCGGTACCGTGCAGCGCGACAACGCGCTGGTGCTGGCCACCCGTACCGCTAGTGCGGCGGCAATAGCCCTGTATCCCAATCCGGCCCGCGACTATCTCACTATCAGTGGGCTAGCCACGGCCGCCACGGCCGAAATCTGCGATGCCACCGGCCGCGTGGTGCAACGCCAACCGCTGGCTAGCCCGCAACTCAGCACGCAGGCCCTGGTGCCCGGCCTGTACCTGCTGCGGGTGCTGGGGCCGGCGGGCGAGGCGCTGGGGCAGGGGCGATTCGTAAAGGAATAGGGCTAGCCCTTGTAGTACTCCGCAATGCGCGCCACAATGGCCGCGTCGGCCACCGGCTCGTCGAAAACAGCCTTTAGCAGCGTCTCGAACGACTGGGGCGGCGTGAAGCATGCCTCGTGCAACGGGTTAGTGCTGAGTCGGATAAACAGGGGCCGGTCGTTTACCCGCACCAAATCGAGGGTAATGAGGCCGAAGCGCTGGTCGCAGCGGCCACTCTCGGCGCAATCGGTTGGGTTGGGCTTGAATAGCTGCTTGGTCGTGAGCTCGTGCAGCTGCTGGTGGCGGCGCTGGCGGCAGTCGTGGCAGGCCCGGTGGTAGCCCAGGCCGGCGATACGCTCGCCCAGTAGCCAGAATAGGTTCAGGAAGTTACCCGGCCCAATTGTGGGGTCGTAGAAAAAAAGCGCGCCCTGGCGGCCAGCGTCTTGCAGGATGTCGACCCGGAAACCCCGCCGCCCGCCGGCCCCGCCCTTGCGCAGGTGGTAGGCCTTAAAGTAAGGCCCCAGCCAGTTGCGGTACACGCGGGCCGCTACCCAATCGGCGTGCCGTTGGGCCTGGGCGGGCGTGGGCTCGGCGGCGGGCTGCCAGTCGGCACCCGCGCCGCCGTGGCGCCGCTGAAAAAGCTGTTGAAGAAACTGGAGCACTGCGGAGGAAAACAACCTGAATGGGTGAAAAACACCGGCTCTGGCAAATAGTTTCGGGCCAGCGGGGGCGACTGGGTCCCAAAAAAGCCAAAAAATAGCGGCCCTTCCACCAGGAAAGGCCGCTGCAAAAATTGGGTAAGGGAGTCTATTTAACCCGCGTCCAGGTCTGCGACTTGCCGATGAGCGAGAAGCCGATGTAGCCTTTTACCTCCATTGTGTTAGCCGATTCCATCTTCATGTAGCACGAGTAGGTTTTGCCGCTTTCGGGGTCGTATATTTTGCCGTTATCCCACTTGTTATCATCATCATAGCTAAAGCCTTGCATGAATATCAGGCCCAGGCGCGGGCGGCTGCGCAGCTTGGGGTCGGGGTTTTGGCTGTCCGTTTTGGGCTTGCCGGTGGCCGGGTCGTTGGGCACGGTCAGGGTCACGATTTTACCGCACAGCTTATCGCCGCACTTATAAATCTCGAAGGTGGCTTTTTTCTCAGCGTTGGTCCAGATACCGAGCGGCGACAGCGTTTGGGCGTGGGCTGCGGTGCCGGCCACGCCCAGCCACAGGGCGAGCAGAAAGAGGAGAGACTTATGCATCTTGCGACGGTGAAGAAGTAGTGAAGGGTGGATGAGAAAGGAAATCTACGGGAAAAAGAGTGCTAAACCGGGAAAGGCAATTATACGGCCATTTTTAGAAAGCCCGCGCGGGCGGCGACCCCAGAGGGCTAGCCGGCCAGCGTCGCAAAAAATGAAAAGGAACGAAAAACTAATGCGCTTGACTATCAGGAATATGCTAAAAATGCTGGCTCCGACGCCCTAAAATATCTGGGAAAGCATTGAACCTCGGCGGCGGCAATTAACTTTAACCCTCAGTAGCGAGTGCTACGGCCCCGGCCAAGCCGCCCTAAGTTGCTGGGAAGCGCGGCCGAGGTTATGTGGAACCATAAAGAAAGGAGGTACAAAATGTCTAGTAGTCCCAACCAAATCCTGCCGAGCCTGTCCAATGTAGTACGCTTCACCGCCGTACTCGCCTAAACACACAGCTCGGCGGAGGGCGCTACGGTAGCGTGGCCCCCTTTCGTTGGACAGGTCTTACTGTGAGACGCCGGCGCTGTACCCCAGCGTTGCCGCTCGGTAAGATTTGAAGGATTAGATGCCCGGCCTGGCCCGATGGCGCGCACTAGCGCGCCGGGGCCGGCCGGGCATCGTTTTTTTAGTGCTTGTTGACTTTTGCCGAGCTAGCGGCGCTGGCTTTTTAGGTAAAGCTTTGCGCGTAATAGATACTGATTTTTTAGTTGTAGTGGTTTCAGTAGCAACGTGCCGACGGGCAGCAAGCGTAGCCTTAGCGGTAGTTTGTGGGTGTAGTCGCGGCCGCGTGGGCAAGGGTACTACCCTAGCAGGCAATGACACGGCGGGCGCGAGGGCCGCTTCAGGGGCCATTGGTGGCAACGCAGCGACGGCGCCGGCCGGATGCGCCAAGGCCGATGCAGAAGTAGCGGGCCGGCCAGCCGCAAAGGTCGTGGCGCTAGCCTTCCCGCCGCCATCGAGCACGCGCCGTACCTGCATAAAGCGGCGCTCATAGCCCGAGTTTTCGAGCTGGCTGATTTTCACGCCCGACTCGCGCCGGGCCGACGAGGCGTGCACAAAGCGCAGCGGCGTTTCGCCCAGGGCCGAGATGACGATGCCCGCGTGGCCGGCCGTGGTGCTGCCTTCAGCCGTGCCGGTAAAGACTACAATATCGCCGGGCTGGGCCTGGGCGCGGGGCACCGGCCGGCCGGCCTCGATGAGCAGGGCCGTGGCGTGCGGCGTAGCCACGCCAAAGTGCCCGAACACGTAGGTAATAAAGCCTGAGCAGTCGAAGCCCGTGGCTGGGCTAGTACCAGCCCACACGTAGGGCGTGCCTAGCTGGCGCAGGGCAAGGCGCACAATGCTGTCGCGCCGGGCCGGGCCGGGCCGCGCCGGGCTAGCCGAGCGCCCCGCCACCAGCACGATGGGCGCGGCTGCCTCGCGGCTAACGCCGGGTGCCAGCGTTGACTTGAGCACTAAAAACCGAAGCCCAAGCAAGAGCAGCAGTAAACTGCCAAAAATCAACCAGATAGTACGCATAATAAGAGAATCGGCCCGGCGGCCTTGCCCGCTTAACGGCCGGGCCGGACTGGAAGTTGACCCGAATTACCCCAAAAAGATTCGGGGGCCAGCCCGGCCGGGGGCGTTACTTTGCGGGCATGTTCGCATCTACTTCTGCCTTTTGCCGCCTGGTCACCCTAGCCGGCCTCCTGGCGGCCGTGCCCGCCGCCGCCCAAACGAAAATCAAAACCAAAGTAAAGCCTGGCTCGGCCCCTGCTTCGACTGCCGCGCCAGCCAGGGCTGCCAGCGTCGGCGCTCCCGGTGGCAGCCTGCGCTACACGCTGGCCATGCCGGCCCCGCAAACACACTACTTCGAGGTGCGGATGGATTTGCAGGGCTTCGGCCAGGAATATACCGACCTCAAGATGCCGGTGTGGGCGCCGGGCTCGTACCTAGTGCGCGAGTTTTCGCGGCACGTGGAGCGCTTCAAGGCGCAGGGGGCCAACGGCCAGGCGCTGGTCGTGGAAAAGCTCGATAAGAATACCTGGCGCGTGCACCACGCCGGCCAGGGCACGTTCCGGGTCGATTACGGCGTGTATGCCTACGAAATCAGTGTGCGCACCAGCTACATCGATGCCGACCACGGCTTTGCGCTGGGCAGCAGCATCTTTATGTACCCGGCCCAGGCCAAGAGCCTGGCTAGCCAGGTGACGGTGCAGCCCGCCGCCGGCTGGGCCACGGTGAGCACCGCCCTGCGCCCAGCGCCGGGTATGCAGAAATACGTGTACCAATCGACTAATTACGACGAGCTGGCCGACTCACCCATCGAAATCGGCAACCAGAAGGTGCTAAGCTTCACAGCCAATAACACGCCGCACCAGCTAGCCATGTACGGCCCGTACCAGCTGGCCGACGAGCCCCGCTTCCTGGGCGATATGAAGAAGATAACCGAGGAAGCGCAGCGCGTGGTGGGCCAAAACCCCCTCGACCACTACCTCTTCATTGTGCACCACCTCGACGCGGGGGGCGGCGGCCTAGAGCACCTGTACTCGACTACGCTGGGGGCGCGGCCGGGCACGTACTCAAATGAAACGGCCTACAAAAACTTTCTGCGGCTCGTGGCGCACGAGTATTTCCACCTCTGGAATGTGAAGCGCATCCGGCCGGTGGCGCTCGGGCCTTTTGACTACGACCACGAGAACTACACGCACATGCTGTGGGTGAGCGAGGGCCAGACCGAATACATGGCCAACCAGATTGCCCAGCGCGCGGGCTTCTACACCGCCCAGCAGTACTACGACCAGCTGGCCACCGTGCTCGGGGGCGTGGAAAACCAGCCCGGCAACAAGCTGCAGCCGGTGGCCATGTCGAGCTTCGACGCTTGGATTCGCGCCTACCGGCCCGATGAAAACTCGCGCAACTCCGAAATCAGCTACTACGACAAGGGCGAGATGGTAGGCCTGGTACTCGACCTCATGCTAGTGCAGGCCACCAACGGCCAGAAGCACATCGACGACGTATTTCGCCTGCTCTACGATAAGTATTACAAGGGCCTGAAGCGCGGCTTCACCGACCAGGAATACCAGGATGCGGTGGCCCAGGTGGCCGGCCGGCGCTTCGACGACTTCTTCCAGAACTGCGTGTACGGCACCCGCACCCTCGACTACAGCACGGCCCTCGGCTACGTGGGCCTGACCCTGACCAGCGCCCCCGCCAGCCCCAACGGCAGCCTGGGCGCCACCATCGCCAACCGCAACGGCCACTACGTGGTAACCAGCGTGAAGCGCGACGGCACCGCCTGGAACGGCGGCCTCAACGTGAACGACGAGGTATTGCAGCTCGGTGGTGCCGCGCCCACCGACGAAAGCGTGAAGCAGGCCCTCTTCAGCAGCGCGCCCGGCACGGTACTGAAAATGCAGGTGAAGCACAACGCCTTCACTCACGACCTGAGCCTGACCCTGCAACCCGACCCCGAGCGCGCCTACCAGATTCAGCCCGTGGCTAGCCCCACGCCCGACCAGCAGCGCCTGCTGGCCAAGTGGCTGGGTAAGTAGTTGTAGGCGGTTAGCTCGCCCCCGGCCCCGCTCCAAAAGAGCGGGGAGCCACGGCGGAATCGACGGCTAATCATTAAAGCAAAAAGGCTTGCAGCAACTGCTGCGAGCCTTTTTTAAACTGACTTTTAATTGTTAGGCTCCCCGCTCTTTTGGAGCGGGGCCGGGGGTGAGGTTTGAGGGCTAGCGGTACGCCTTTAGCCCGCTATCCAGATACTTCACAAAATCAGCCACTTCGTAGTCGGCGCCCTGGGGCGGCACCAGCACCTGGCCGTCGCGGCCCAGCAGCACATAGTAGGGCTGCGAATTAGTGTTGAAGCGGCTGGCTTGCAGGTCGCTGTACTTGTTGCCGATGGTGCGGATGGTCTTGCCGCTGAACTTCGACACGGTTTGCTCGGCGGCGGGCAGTTCGGTTTTGTCGTCGACGTAGAGTTGGATGAGCACGTACTTATCGCGGATAAGCGGCAGCACCTGCTTGTCGGGCCACACGTTGGCTTCCATCTTGCGGCAGTTCACGCAGGCGTGGCCCGTGAAGTCGATGAGCACTGGCTTGCCCACCTGCCGGGCGTAGGCCATGCCTTCGTCGTAGTCGAAAAAGGCCGGCAGGCCGAGCGGCGCGTGAAATAAGTCGGCGTACTTATGCGGCGCGGTGCTGGCCGGCGCGGCGCCGCTGCCCACCGCTGGCGCGAGCAGGCTAGGGGTGTAGAGGTCAAAATCCTGAGTATCCTGCGGGGGTAGAAAAGCCGACACGGCCCGCAGCGGCGCGCCCCACAGCCCCGGCACCAGGTAGAGCGTGAAGGCCAGCACGATAATCGACAAAAACAAGCGTGGCAGGGTGATATACGCCAGGTCGCTGTCGTGCGAAAAGCGTAGCTTGCCGAGCAAATACAGCCCCATCATGCCAAAAATAACCACCCATAGCACCAAGTACACCTCGCGGTCAAACCACTGCCAGTGGTAGGCCAAATCGACGTTAGACAAAAACTTGAGCGCCAGCGCCAGCTCCAGAAAGCCCAGCGTCACTTTCACTGAGTTCAGCCAGCCGCCCGACTTGGGCAGCGAGGCCATCCAGCCCGGAAATAGCGAAAACAGCGTAAACGGCATAGCCAGCGCCAGCGCAAAGCCAAACATGCCTACTGCCGGCCCCAGCAGCTGCCCCATGCTGGCCGCCTGCACCAGCAGCGTGCCAATGATGGGACCGGTGCACGAAAAAGACACCAGCGCCAGCGTAGCCGCCATGAAGAAGATGCCCAGCAGGCCACCCTTATCGGCCTTTTCGTCCATCTTATTGGCCCAGGCCGTGGGTAGCATAATCTCGAATGCGCCCAGAAACGACGCGCCAAACACCAGCAGCAGCAGGAAAAAGAAGAAGTTGAAAATGCCGTTGGTAGCCAGGTTATTCAGCGCATCGGCCCCAAAAAGCACCGTAATAAGCAGCCCCAGCGCCACGTAGATGACAATAATGCTGGCCCCGTACACCAGCGCGTTGCGAATGCCCCGCGCCCGCGTACCCGAGCGCTTGGTAAAGAAACTCACCGTCATGGGCAGCAGCGGGAAGATGCACGGCATCAGCACGGCCGCAAAGCCACCTAATAGCCCGGCCAAAAACGTGACCCACAGTGAGGTCTGAGCAGCGGCCGGCTGGCTAGCCTTGGCCGTGGGGGCGGGGCCAGCCTTGGCATCTGAGTTAGTCGCTGGGCTAGCGACTGGCCCGGCGGTGGCCGTGTCGGCCGCTTTAGCAGTGGGCGCGGCCTCCTGCACCGGCGTAAACTGAATGTCGGCCGTCGAAACCGTATCCTGGGCCAGGGCGGGTGGCGTGGCAAAAACTCCGGCTAGCAGCCACAGCCCCAGCAGCCAGGCCGTCGGGGCCTTTAACGAGTGCAGGAGCCTAGTGGCTCCTGCTAAAGCTGGTATACGCATTACAGAAGAGGTTATTTAACGGGAATGCTGAACGCGACCTCGTCGGGCGGCAGGCATTTCTCGTCGTTGCAGGCCATAAATTCGAGGTTGCCTTTCACCGTTACCGGGCCTTTACCGGTCAGCTTCACTTTCTGCTGAAAAATAACCGAGCTGGTGAAGTAGCTCACTTGCATGTTGAATGCCTTCTCAAACTTCGCAATCGGCTTCGGCTCCTGCGGCAGGCCCACCAGAGTGTAAGCTTGCGAAGGGGTAAACTTGATGGTGGTTTTCACCGGGCCGCCATCCTTCACGGTTTGCGAGTACACGTGCCAGCCCGCATCGATGGTGGCTTTGAGGAACACCACGGCCTCGGTCGGACTGGTTTTTTTGGCGGCGTAGCTCCAGTGTACGGGCGTCAGAATCTGGGCTTTGGCCTGCGAGGCGCCGAGCAGGACCATACCTGCCAACAAGATTTTTTTCATGAATACAAAAGGCAATAAGCGGCCCCGTAGTTGCGCTAAAACAAAGGTAGTGCCCGTTTTATTTCAGTAGCAGCCATTGCTGCCATACTACCCGTTGCCGGGCCTGGTTGTTTGAAGCAGCCCGCCCGCAGCAATAAATATGCGGCGGCCGCAGGGCCGCTTGCCACCTCAGTTGCCCGCCGGCTAGCCTGCCCGCCATTAAGCCGGGCCCGCCGCTGCGAGCCGGGCTTCGGCCGCCAGCCTCAAAAATCGCTCGGGTCCTTTGAGTGCTGGGGCTTTTGCAGCGTCAGGGCAGTTTGCAGGCTGTCGAGCAGGTGGTGCACATCGCGAATAGCCTCGGCTTTCAGGTCTTCCCAGGGTTTGCGGCTGCCCAGGCCCGCGTAGCCAAAGAGATTGGCCCGGTCATTTTCCAAGGGTCCGCCCGAGTTGAGGTGGGGGGTGGCACCGGCGTCGTGCGTCAGGTCGGTGAGCACGTACTTGAAGCGGCCGTCCTTCACGTAAATGCTGAGGGTGTGATGCACCACGCCGGCGTAGGAGCTGCGTGGCACATTGTCGTAGGTCTGGTGCAGGGTAACGATGCGGGTGCCGTGCAGCACCAGCTGGCCGGTGGCGGGGTCTTGCTTTACCAGCTCCGCATTGGAAAGCGGATAAGCCTGGGTTACCCAGGCGCGGGCCCGCTCATAAAGCACCGCCTGGCTAGCCCCCGGCACCGGCACTACGCCCTCGTAGGTAATGTGCTGGGTGTGGGCATCAATGGGCACCGGCTCGGTGTCGCGCGGGTCGTAATCGCTAAGCTTGGCAGTCGGCGTTATATAAAGGAAGCCGTCGAGCTTTACCACCATCCAACCCGGCGAAAACGGTCCGACCACAATGGCCTCCGCCTGGCTGGGCAGGTAGCGGCTGGGCCGGTGCAGCGTGTCGGCGCTCGGGTAGAGCGGGGCTTTGGTCAGGCCCACGTGGTAGGTAACGGGCTTGCTGGTTTCGCGGAGCTTTTGGGCCATTGTGGCCGCCGGCAAGGTTAGCAAACACCCAAGCAGAATAGCTTTCATACGCTAAAAGTAGCGGCAACCAGCCGTACAGGCATTTGCTCCGGCCTGAAAACGCACAGTCGCCCGCCGGCCGCCCGGCTAGGGCATCCGGCGGGCGAGCCGCAGTTACATCCCCTCAAGACCTTATTTCACCCGCGTCAGGGCCACCTCCCGTACCGGGGCAATTACCAGCGGCACCTTCTCCATCTTCACCGACGAGGTGTCGAGGCCGAAGTACTGAGCTTCGCCCGAAATGAACTGCTTGATGTAGAAGTAGGCCTGCATTACGAGCTTTTCCTGGGTCGGAAAGTCGTTTTCGACCGAGAGGTACTTTTCCAGCACCACGAAGCGGAAATCGCCCGTCACGTGCTGCTTGCTGAGTGAGGCATAGCGCGAGGTAATATCCACTTCCTTGTTACGCACCAGGTCTTCGACCACCTTGCGGAAAAACAGGTTGATGCGCTGCTGCACCCGAAAGCCCAGCCGGAAATTGATGCGGAACACGTCGTCGGGCGCCAGCTCGGTCACCTTGTATTCCATCGTGTACGGCTCGTCGGTAGTATCGACGTGGATAAACCAGTAGATGTCAGCGCGCTTAGGCCGCTTCTGAAAGATGGAATAGATGATTTTCTGCTCAATCTCGCTGGCCCGCTCGGCCGAGGTCAGGAACACGAGGTGGGTGGCGTACTTCGAGATGGAGTCATCGTTGCTGAGCTGCTTGAGCGGCTCGATGTAGGGCTCCATCTTCACGAAGTCGGTGAGGCGGCGCTTGATGTAGAAGGCCTTGAGCCACACGTACATCACGCTCATCAGGGCCGCGCCAATCATCAGCGACACGTAGCCGCCCTTCGGAAACTTGATGAGGTTGGCCAGCAAAAAAGAGCCTTCAATCACGCCGTACACCACCACGAACAGGGCCACCAGCGGGAAGGCCACGCGCTTCACCCTGCTCAGCCACACGGTAAGCAAAATCGTGGTCATGAGCATGGTAAGCGTAATGGCCAGGCCGTAGGCCGCCTCCATCTCGCTCGACTCGCGGAAGTGCAGCACCACCCCGATGCAGCCAATGAGCAGCAGCCGGTTCATGCTGGGCACGTAGAGCTGGCCCTTCACGTCGGTAGGGTAGTTGAGGCGCACTTTGGGCCACATATTCAGGCGGATAGCTTCGGCTACCAGCGTAAACGAGCCCGTGATGAGCGCCTGCGAGGCAATGATGGCCGCCACCGTGGCTAGCCCAATGCCGAAGAGCAGAAACCACGGCGGCATGAGCGCATAAAACGGATTTTGCTCGCCTATCATCTGGCCTTTGTGGGCGAGCAGCCACGCGCCCTGGCCCAGGTAGTTGAGCAGCAAGGCGGTTTTTACAAAAGCCCAGCTGATGCGGATGTTGCCCTTGCCGCAGTGCCCCAGGTCGGAGTACAGGGCCTCGGCCCCGGTTGTACACAGAAAAACCGACCCGAGCAGCCAGAAGCCACTCGGGTAGTGCACCAGCAATTGATAGGCATAATACGGATTAATAGCCCGCAGAATGGTCGGGTTCTGGGCAATCC
The genomic region above belongs to Hymenobacter sp. BRD128 and contains:
- a CDS encoding M1 family aminopeptidase: MRKNLLLLFWLVSLAGRPATIRAQLPTASPDAALACRQARLRSASATTAVAGVSGRHRLKMDRYDVQFYRLDLTLDNTSRTITGSALLRVRVGAQPLDSLAFELYQAPAGSPAGTATLVIDSVVAGGRRSPGVLRQGQAATAALAQPAPAGTVLNTRIYYHGTAPNGNTNAIGNALNTATSYRRDGVDYPYHVTWSLSEPFSAHEWFPCKQVLTDKADSSAVFVTTTLPNKVGSNGVLARTVQLPGGRVRYEWHENHPIDYYLISVAVAPYVEYVTTASPVGGPRVPIINYVYDQASLTRYQADIDRTAGFLENYSQLFGTYYFADEKYGHSMAPIGGGMEHQTMTTLQDFSFTLVAHELFHQWFGDNVTCASWEDIWLNEAFASYGEYLSRQAFDTPANARAWMDDAQTRAQSNGTGTVRVPDTTNVSRIFNYNLTYKKGAAVVHLLRYLCHDDARFFRVLRAYQRQLSGRTAHTLDLQHFFEAELGQPLDYFFQQWYQGEGFPAFNVRWNQVGIALYVQVSETASVPASTPFFQTEVDYQLTFQDGSTRTVRLSQTQASQGFTVPVSGTVATITVDPAGWLPDLPGTVQRDNALVLATRTASAAAIALYPNPARDYLTISGLATAATAEICDATGRVVQRQPLASPQLSTQALVPGLYLLRVLGPAGEALGQGRFVKE
- a CDS encoding DUF2147 domain-containing protein; its protein translation is MHKSLLFLLALWLGVAGTAAHAQTLSPLGIWTNAEKKATFEIYKCGDKLCGKIVTLTVPNDPATGKPKTDSQNPDPKLRSRPRLGLIFMQGFSYDDDNKWDNGKIYDPESGKTYSCYMKMESANTMEVKGYIGFSLIGKSQTWTRVK
- a CDS encoding C40 family peptidase, whose protein sequence is MLKSTLAPGVSREAAAPIVLVAGRSASPARPGPARRDSIVRLALRQLGTPYVWAGTSPATGFDCSGFITYVFGHFGVATPHATALLIEAGRPVPRAQAQPGDIVVFTGTAEGSTTAGHAGIVISALGETPLRFVHASSARRESGVKISQLENSGYERRFMQVRRVLDGGGKASATTFAAGRPATSASALAHPAGAVAALPPMAPEAALAPAVSLPARVVPLPTRPRLHPQTTAKATLAARRHVATETTTTKKSVSITRKALPKKPAPLARQKSTSTKKTMPGRPRRASARHRARPGI
- a CDS encoding M61 family metallopeptidase, translated to MFASTSAFCRLVTLAGLLAAVPAAAQTKIKTKVKPGSAPASTAAPARAASVGAPGGSLRYTLAMPAPQTHYFEVRMDLQGFGQEYTDLKMPVWAPGSYLVREFSRHVERFKAQGANGQALVVEKLDKNTWRVHHAGQGTFRVDYGVYAYEISVRTSYIDADHGFALGSSIFMYPAQAKSLASQVTVQPAAGWATVSTALRPAPGMQKYVYQSTNYDELADSPIEIGNQKVLSFTANNTPHQLAMYGPYQLADEPRFLGDMKKITEEAQRVVGQNPLDHYLFIVHHLDAGGGGLEHLYSTTLGARPGTYSNETAYKNFLRLVAHEYFHLWNVKRIRPVALGPFDYDHENYTHMLWVSEGQTEYMANQIAQRAGFYTAQQYYDQLATVLGGVENQPGNKLQPVAMSSFDAWIRAYRPDENSRNSEISYYDKGEMVGLVLDLMLVQATNGQKHIDDVFRLLYDKYYKGLKRGFTDQEYQDAVAQVAGRRFDDFFQNCVYGTRTLDYSTALGYVGLTLTSAPASPNGSLGATIANRNGHYVVTSVKRDGTAWNGGLNVNDEVLQLGGAAPTDESVKQALFSSAPGTVLKMQVKHNAFTHDLSLTLQPDPERAYQIQPVASPTPDQQRLLAKWLGK
- a CDS encoding protein-disulfide reductase DsbD, with translation MRIPALAGATRLLHSLKAPTAWLLGLWLLAGVFATPPALAQDTVSTADIQFTPVQEAAPTAKAADTATAGPVASPATNSDAKAGPAPTAKASQPAAAQTSLWVTFLAGLLGGFAAVLMPCIFPLLPMTVSFFTKRSGTRARGIRNALVYGASIIVIYVALGLLITVLFGADALNNLATNGIFNFFFFLLLLVFGASFLGAFEIMLPTAWANKMDEKADKGGLLGIFFMAATLALVSFSCTGPIIGTLLVQAASMGQLLGPAVGMFGFALALAMPFTLFSLFPGWMASLPKSGGWLNSVKVTLGFLELALALKFLSNVDLAYHWQWFDREVYLVLWVVIFGMMGLYLLGKLRFSHDSDLAYITLPRLFLSIIVLAFTLYLVPGLWGAPLRAVSAFLPPQDTQDFDLYTPSLLAPAVGSGAAPASTAPHKYADLFHAPLGLPAFFDYDEGMAYARQVGKPVLIDFTGHACVNCRKMEANVWPDKQVLPLIRDKYVLIQLYVDDKTELPAAEQTVSKFSGKTIRTIGNKYSDLQASRFNTNSQPYYVLLGRDGQVLVPPQGADYEVADFVKYLDSGLKAYR
- a CDS encoding protein-disulfide reductase DsbD domain-containing protein codes for the protein MKKILLAGMVLLGASQAKAQILTPVHWSYAAKKTSPTEAVVFLKATIDAGWHVYSQTVKDGGPVKTTIKFTPSQAYTLVGLPQEPKPIAKFEKAFNMQVSYFTSSVIFQQKVKLTGKGPVTVKGNLEFMACNDEKCLPPDEVAFSIPVK